A portion of the Fulvia fulva chromosome 1, complete sequence genome contains these proteins:
- a CDS encoding Pantothenate transporter liz1, with protein sequence MGIGTDDKHDIQAQAEVVIEEKPKKRKWQSYIWDSLDNSPEERKFLFKLDSAVLTFASLGYLIKYLDQANINHAFVSGMKEDLGLYGDQLNYMQTCWTVGYVIGQIPSNLVLTRVRPSLWIPTLELIWTICTLSLSRCNTAEQIYAVRFLVGLAESGFYPGMQYVIGSWYKKDELTKRSCIFHTSSGIAQMFSGYLMAAVYHLEGVGGFRGWQWLFIVDGIISLPIALAGYFMLPDHPENTRALYLTPEERAFGRKRMEAVGRKESEPYTKAKIWKILTSWRIWVLTMLYICFNNGNNASVPAYPQFLKQSMDPKYEVWQINVYPTTTSAVQVVTTLIYAWTSDSIAEGRRWPFFIFGGLVNILCYVSLAIWDIPIGWKWVCFVMAGGGYGLSGLCFAWAHEICSDDNEERALVTGSMNEMAYVFQAWLPLVVWKQVEAPEYRKGYITVTFLAALMIATAMLTRYLHKRQDREKALAMETTVLGLDSSGSVEVSTVQPTELKV encoded by the exons ATGGGAATCGGAACGGATGACAAGCATGACATTCAAGCACAAGCGGAGGTCGTGATTGAAGAGAAGCCGAAGAAGCGCAAATGGCAGAGTTACATCTGGGACAGCCTTGACAATAGCCCAGAAGAGCGAAAGTTCCTCTTTAAGCTAGACTCAGCTGTCCTGACCTTTGCATCCCTTGGCTATCTGATCAAGTACCTCGACCAGGCGAACATCAACCATGCATTCGTCAGCGGCAT GAAGGAAGACCTCGGTCTATACGGCGATCAGCTCAACTACATGCAAACTTGCTGGACCGTTGGCTATGTCATCGGTCAGATCCCGAGCAATCTCGTACTGACACGGGTGCGACCATCGCTATGGATTCCGACTCTCGAGCTGATCTGGACTATCTGCACCTTGTCATTGTCTCGCTGCAACACAGCGGAGCAAATCTATGCTGTTCGTTTCCTGGTCGGACTGGCTGAATCTGGCTTTTACCCTGGCATGCAGTACGTTATTGGATCATGGTACAAGAAGGACGAATTGACCAAACGGTCCTGCATATTCCACACTTCTAGTGGCATAGCCCAGATGTTCTCGGGCTACCTCATGGCTGCTGTGTACCATCTCGAGGGTGTTGGTGGGTTTCGTGGCTGGCAATGGTTGTTTATTGTTGATGGTATCATATCTCTCCCGATCGCTTTGGCCGGGTACTTTATGCTCCCTGATCACCCGGAGAACACCAGAGCTCTGTACTTGACACCAGAGGAGCGAGCTTTCGGCAGAAAACGGATGGAAGCTGTTGGCCGCAAGGAAAGTGAGCCTTACACGAAAGCCAAGATCTGGAAGATCCTCACCTCATGGCGTATCTGGGTGTTGACGATGCTATACATCTGCTTCAACAATGGCAACAACGCTTCGGTGCCGGCATATCCACAGTTCCTGAAGCAGTCCATGGATCCAAAGTACGAAGTCTGGCAGATCAATGTGTACCCAACTACCACCTCTGCCGTACAAGTTGTTACCACGTTGATATATGCATGGACCTCCGACTCAATAGCCGAAGGACGGCGATGGCCGTTCTTCATCTTTGGTGGCCTGGTGAATATCTTGTGCTATGTCAGCTTAGCCATCTGGGATATACCCATTGGCTGGAAGTGGGTCTGCTTCG TCATGGCAGGGGGTGGCTACGGCCTTTCCGGTCTGTGCTTCGCCTGGGCCCACGAAATCTGCTCAGACGATAACGAAGAGCGTGCCCTCGTGACCGGATCTATGAACGAAATGGCATACGTCTTCCAAGCTTGGCTGCCGCTCGTGGTTTGGAAGCAAGTCGAGGCGCCAGAGTACCGCAAAGGGTACATTACTGTTACTTTCTTGGCTGCTCTCATGATTGCTACGGCGATGCTTACGAGATATTTGCATAAGAGGCAGGATAGGGA GAAAGCTCTTGCGATGGAAACGACGGTGTTGGGGTTGGATAGTAGTGGGTCGGTGGAGGTGTCGACTGTTCAGCCAACTGAGCTGAAAGTGTAG
- a CDS encoding Flavin-containing monooxygenase ustF2 — protein MRAMCLIFQVCRSGRRRSRRVSNIQSCTAGLKNFVARTSCLLVGAGVSSMDIARDLGGHARSIYQSSRGGPYDLPEHLLPDNAARIGGIASFGDLDVLSKNYDALPGTVTLTSGQKLCDIHQVIVCTGYHVSFPFLRSYHADGVRREDASEECLVTSGQQTHNLHKDIFYIPDPTLAFVGVPYHVATFSLFEFQAMAIAAAFSGRVSLPSQAGMREEYLERIRRKGAGRTFHSLKGAGEEPAYVSELVNLANNGSSGDGNMAGHSQKWLEAFARRGVRQKALSSQVRDPSLQEKAMALAAICS, from the exons ATGCGTGCAATGTGCCTGATATTCCAGGTTTGTCGCAGTGGCAGGCGGCGTTCCCGTCGCGTGTCCAACATTCAAAGTTGTACCGCCGGCCTCAAGAATTTCGTGGCCAGAACGTCCTGCCTGCTAGTTGGCGCAGGCGTCAGTTCCATGGACATCGCACGAGATCTCGGTGGTCACGCTCGGTCGATATACCAATCGAGCAGAGGCGGTCCGTACGATCTCCCTGAGCATCTGCTACCGGACAACGCGGCGAGGATTGGCGGTATTGCGAGCTTTGGTGATCTCGATGTTCTCAGCAAGAACTACGACGCTTTGCCAGGGACTGTTACATTGACGTCTGGACAGAAGCTATGCGACATTCATCAGGTCATTGTATGCACTGGATATCATGTGTCATTTCCATTCCTGAGGTCCTATCACGCTGATGGCGTCCGACGGGAGGATGCGAGTGAAGAGTGCCTGGTCACCAGTGGTCAGCAG ACCCATAACTTGCACAAAGACATCTTTTATATTCCCGATCCTACTCTGGCCTTCGTTGGTGTACCCTACCATGTCGCCACGTTTTCACTGTTCGAGTTCCAAGCAATGGCGATAGCTGCTGCATTTAGCGGAAGGGTATCGTTACCATCGCAAGCTGGGATGCGGGAGGAATATCTTGAGCGCATTCGGCGAAAAGGTGCTGGGAGGACGTTCCACTCGCTCAAAGGTGCTGGAGAGGAGCCTGCGTATGTGAGTGAGCTGGTCAATCTGGCGAACAATGGAAGCTCCGGGGATGGCAATATGGCAGGACACTCGCAAAAGTGGCTCGAAGCATTTGCCCGACGAGGCGTGCGGCAGAAGGCTCTTTCCTCCCAGGTCAGAGATCCATCCTTGCAGGAGAAGGCGATGGCTCTGGCCGCAATTTGTTCGTAG
- a CDS encoding 37S ribosomal protein S8, mitochondrial codes for MSLVNLAHVCSHLQNASLARLGLTSIPYTKWHLSLALLLQKQGFLSQVKLGGPSPPASCFGQGPRDDHTVTNHPHGSAGRSRFSSEAALAKMVRQHWTPSQLQQYGFGQEAIDFAQEHGRRTLEQLNAQGWQRRTAQYLFDIRSQVETIAEEWDREYARRREICETPEQIQALDEELGATPEARYERVQEDLVAQLQPEQAQIYTKYASVPIDELQTVDYNEADISSIAGDKVYLTEREIRQNGITIDAMGLRIPNQQVTLPREEFQDPDMMEAEGVVTQANRASRRLWLGLKYYQSSPVLSKAKMISKPTKRIWLSSGDLARIVRGRNAGEVKPLTQIGEIMAISTDRGIMEARECVERKIGGQPLCRVW; via the coding sequence ATGTCCTTGGTCAATCTCGCACACGTCTGCTCGCATCTCCAAAACGCCTCTCTCGCACGACTTGGCCTGACATCGATACCCTACACCAAGTGGCACCTTTCATTGGCACTTCTCCTTCAAAAGCAAGGCTTTCTTTCCCAAGTCAAGCTCGGCGGCCCATCACCTCCTGCATCATGCTTCGGACAAGGACCTCGCGATGATCACACCGTAACAAATCATCCTCATGGGAGTGCAGGGCGGAGTCGCTTCAGCTCGGAGGCAGCGTTGGCGAAGATGGTCAGGCAGCACTGGACACCTTCACAGCTGCAGCAATACGGCTTTGGCCAGGAGGCAATAGACTTCGCACAAGAGCACGGCAGGAGGACTCTGGAACAACTCAATGCACAAGGCTGGCAACGGCGTACTGCACAGTACCTGTTCGACATTCGGTCACAAGTTGAGACGATAGCAGAAGAGTGGGATCGGGAGTATGCACGGAGACGAGAAATCTGCGAAACGCCGGAGCAGATTCAAGCATTGGATGAAGAACTCGGCGCAACACCAGAAGCGCGGTACGAGCGAGTGCAGGAAGATCTCGTTGCGCAATTGCAGCCAGAGCAGGCACAAATATACACAAAGTACGCCTCTGTACCGATCGATGAGCTGCAAACTGTGGACTACAACGAAGCCGACATCTCCTCGATCGCGGGCGACAAAGTCTACCTCACAGAACGAGAGATCCGCCAGAACGGCATCACAATAGATGCTATGGGTCTGCGCATCCCAAACCAGCAAGTCACACTACCTCGAGAAGAATTTCAAGATCCGGATATGATGGAGGCGGAAGGTGTGGTCACACAAGCAAACCGAGCGTCAAGGAGACTATGGTTGGGGTTGAAATACTATCAGTCGAGTCCAGTGTTGAGCAAAGCGAAGATGATCAGCAAGCCAACGAAAAGGATATGGCTGAGCAGCGGGGATCTGGCAAGAATCGTGAGAGGAAGAAATGCAGGAGAGGTCAAGCCACTCACACAGATCGGTGAGATTATGGCTATAAGCACGGATAGGGGGATCATGGAGGCAAGGGAATGCGTGGAGAGGAAAATTGGCGGACAGCCGCTGTGCAGAGTGTGGTAA
- a CDS encoding Short-chain dehydrogenase/reductase prx6, protein MAPPVALITGASSGIGLALTKHLLARDWNVVTADLHAPPETLGEDTLFIQTDISSWSSNVNLFHRAYNWHSRLDFVALNAGIDDRDDIFNSISSTQSPKQPNMATFRTNLLGTYYGIKLAAHYLSLFSPLSSGKSKPGGRIVITASAAGIYPLPNVPQYTATKHALIGLARAMAPAAREVNITINAVCPALVKTNLAPPGMLESFAEEEFTPMSTIIRCFSELADLEKVNDERWVEGGKNGEVVEGNMEDMMYHYAPARPESSSYVDEEGQKAWARAYLERNKAFAAKL, encoded by the coding sequence ATGGCTCCACCCGTCGCCCTCATCACAGGCGCCAGCAGCGGCATTGGTCTAGCCTTGACAAAACACCTCCTAGCCCGGGACTGGAACGTCGTAACAGCAGACCTCCACGCGCCACCAGAAACCCTCGGCGAGGACACCCTCTTCATCCAGACCGACATTTCCTCCTGGTCTTCCAACGTCAATCTCTTTCACCGCGCATACAACTGGCACTCCCGCCTCGACTTCGTCGCCCTCAATGCCGGAATCGACGACCGCGATGATATCTTCAACTCCATATCTTCCACACAATCACCAAAGCAACCCAACATGGCCACCTTCCGAACAAACCTCCTTGGAACATACTACGGCATCAAACTCGCAGCGCATTACCTCTCCCTTTTCTCTCCGCTCTCCTCTGGGAAATCGAAACCAGGTGGAAGAATCGTCATCACAGCATCTGCAGCAGGAATCTACCCTCTGCCCAACGTTCCCCAATACACAGCAACGAAACATGCCCTCATCGGTCTCGCTCGCGCAATGGCTCCTGCCGCGAGAGAAGTCAACATCACCATCAACGCCGTCTGTCCCGCCTTGGTGAAGACCAACCTCGCGCCGCCCGGGATGCTGGAGTCCTTTGCCGAGGAAGAGTTTACACCAATGAGTACGATCATCAGGTGTTTCTCGGAATTGGCAGATCTGGAGAAGGTTAACGACGAACGATGGGTGGAGGGCGGTAAGAATGGAGAAGTTGTGGAAGGGAACATGGAGGATATGATGTATCATTATGCGCCCGCGAGGCCCGAGAGCAGCTCCTATGTTGATGAGGAAGGGCAAAAGGCTTGGGCGCGGGCGTATTTAGAGAGGAATAAGGCCTTTGCGGCGAAGCTGTGA
- a CDS encoding Pectate lyase H has product MQYITAAALALAVVGQAAPHFPPKGGYGGYPAAPAPGTGISFPTATGGVALPTGYPIYPTGSSSGFKARSDDDEEEEEDKDEDEEGSSSADEEEEEEEEESSSSDDEEESSSSDDEEESTSLSAASSGTASATATPSSSSSDDEEESTSSPAASSGAASVTATPSSTSGSSGSSSGGKIPASSGSSALDAVKTIAAGEFFDGGMVAYDRGQSCTGQSEGGDSDAVFYLEEGASLSNVIIGPNQIEGVHCFGACKLTNVWWAAVCEDAFTIKEQETGATTTIEGGGAFGAEDKVLQHNGGGTMSVSGFTVESFGKLYRSCGNCKTMYERHVIFNDITATDGKSLAGINSNYGDTATFKSVTTSGVSDICVEYEGNDTGDEPEEISSGPSDACIYSTSDVTSS; this is encoded by the exons ATGCAGTATATCACCGCAGCAGCACTGGCTTTGGCCGTCGTCGGCCAAGCCGCTCCTCACTTCCCACCCAAGGGTGGCTACGGTGGCTACCCAGCTGCTCCGGCCCCAGGCACCGGCATCAGCTTCCCCACGGCCACTGGTGGTGTCGCTCTGCCAACTGGCTACCCCATCTACCCAACTGGCTCTTCCTCAGGCTTCAAGGCCCGTTCAGACGACGATGaggaggaagaggaggacaAAGATGAGGACGAAGAGGGGTCATCTTCTGCCgacgaagaagaagaagaagaagaagaagaatcTTCCTCTTCTGATGACGAAGAGGAATCCAGCTCTTCCGATGATGAGGAGGAGTCGACTTCTCTTTCTGCCGCGAGCTCTGGCACCGCCTCAGCCACTGCTACCCCAAGCTCCAGTTCTTCCGATGATGAGGAGGAGTCGACTTCTTCTCCTGCTGCGAGTTCCGGCGCCGCCTCAGTCACTGCTACCCCAAGCTCCACCTCCGGTTCCTCTGGTTCTTCCTCCGGCGGCAAGATTCCAGCATCCTCTGGCAGCTCCGCTCTCGATGCCGTCAAGACTATCGCCGCCGGCGAGTTCTTCGATGGTGGTATGGTAGCCTACGACCGTGGCCAATCCTGCACTGGCCAGTCTGAGGGTGGCGACAGCGACGCCGTCTTCTACCTCGAGGAGGGTGCTTCCCTTTCCAACGTTATCATCGGGCCAAACCAGATTGAGGGTGTTCACTGCTTTGGTGCTTGCAAGCTTACCAATGTTTGGTGGGCGGCCGTCTGCGAAG ATGCGTTCACTATCAAGGAGCAAGAGACCGGCGCTACCACCACGATCGAGGGGGGAGGTGCTTTCGGCGCTGAAGACAAGGTGCTCCAGCACAACGGTGGTGGCACCATGTCTGTCTCTGGCTTCACTGTCGAGTCTTTTGGCAAACTCTACAGGTCGTGTGGTAACTGCAAGACCATGTACGAGCGACACGTCATCTTCAATGATATTACTGCTACTGATGGAAAGTCTCTGGCTGGCATCAACT CTAACTACGGTGACACTGCCACCTTCAAGTCCGTCACCACCTCTGGCGTCTCAGACATCTGCGTCGAGTACGAGGGTAACGACACTGGCGATGAGCCGGAGGAGATCTCAAGCGGTCCCAGCGATGCCTGTATTTACAGCACTTCTGATGTCACTTCGTCCTAA
- a CDS encoding Homeobox protein: MMALELHKRKMACREMERGSKNERWARAGACTATRSPPVGRVCVFQATISSGCIHRHSRGTAVSPVQQTPGLTMGTKTERSSSSPPGSYAFLNHSTDTVHNNLPPTADDRPSARQKRKRTSPEDQAVLEAAYQRDPKPDKAARVELVKSVALGEKEVQIWFQNRRQSSRRKSRPLLPHEVAQFHMSRAGGPPAGLPYNFDQEQHDAESSSHEQSQPSPRIARDAETSDYPARPLTPTAQNDCPAVGDTSSTQPCQVHDRVNADTGASIVRSLISSGAAASASHPAEQALPTAYVASRSGVPSLRQDPSDQISSPVSLHPTPARRLKKSASVVRLSLNAEGKAEIVTKDASSPSPPRPVQAAPTDLSASVSSTASIPTPRSLQRSFSGRSRDSRSWEFWCDKENRNSFETAAEKDASGSAAGAIGLLRSTSGRNALGSIPNKRNSLMPLQQPSSAKRPKLDHKRPSLQRSSTSMGRLQQSRSSQSLRNPPTLKHSAKSAYVKSTDSDKENWSPTSDEVIAERRGRRTQQRQGEDGGPREDDEVAAFMRGRKQGASAAGEDDLDCVQGLLSLSQGNWR; encoded by the exons ATGATGGCGTTGGAGTTGCACAAAAGAAAGATGGCGTGTCGCGAAATGGAGCGTGGGAGCAAGAACGAGAGGTGGGCTCGTGCGGGAGCTTGCACTGCAACGCGTTCTCCGCCAGTGGGACGCGTCTGCGTCTTTCAAGCGACAATATCCTCGGGCTGTATACATCGACATTCGCGAGGCACAGCAGTCTCGCCAGTGCAGCAGACACCAGGCTTGACCATGGGCACCAAGACAGAACGCTCCAGCTCCTCGCCGCCCGGAAGCTATGCGTTTCTCAACCATTCCACCGACACAGTCCACAACAATCTCCCGCCCACTGCTGACGATAGGCCCTCTGCACGGCAGAAGCGCAAGAGAACGAG CCCGGAAGACCAGGCTGTCTTGGAAGCAGCTTACCAACGCGATCCCAAGCCTGACAAGGCAGCTCGCGTGGAGCTGGTCAAGAGTGTAGCACTTGGCGAGAAGGAAGTCCAG ATCTGGTTTCAGAACAGACGACAAAGCTCCAGACGCAAATCGCGACCTCTCCTGCCACACGAGGTCGCACAATTCCACATGTCGCGTGCCGGAGGCCCACCCGCTGGTCTGCCCTACAACTTTGATCAGGAACAGCATGATGCAGAGTCTAGTTCGCACGAACAGAGTCAGCCAAGCCCAAGGATCGCTCGTGATGCCGAAACCTCTGATTATCCAGCTCGACCCTTGACACCCACTGCTCAGAACGACTGCCCTGCGGTCGGGGACACGTCTTCAACGCAACCTTGTCAGGTCCATGATCGAGTGAATGCTGACACCGGGGCCTCGATCGTTCGATCGCTGATCTCGTCCGGAGCCGCAGCGTCAGCGTCGCATCCAGCTGAGCAGGCTCTACCAACCGCATATGTCGCAAGCAGATCCGGTGTGCCATCCCTGCGTCAAGACCCTTCAGACCAAATCAGCTCACCGGTGTCACTCCATCCCACGCCGGCTCGCCGGCTCAAGAAATCAGCTTCAGTGGTCCGACTGTCTCTTAACGCAGAAGGCAAAGCCGAGATAGTCACCAAGGACGCCTCATCACCGTCCCCACCACGACCGGTGCAAGCAGCACCAACAGATCTCTCAGCTTCAGTCAGCTCAACAGCCTCAATACCCACGCCAAGGAGCCTCCAACGCTCCTTCAGCGGCCGATCCCGCGACTCACGCTCCTGGGAATTCTGGTGCGACAAGGAGAACCGCAACTCCTTCGAAACAGCGGCCGAAAAGGACGCGAGTGGCTCTGCAGCAGGAGCAATAGGTTTGCTCCGCTCGACATCAGGACGAAACGCTCTCGGCTCCATACCGAACAAAAGAAACTCATTAATGCCACTTCAGCAACCCAGCTCAGCGAAACGACCCAAGCTAGACCATAAGCGACCTTCGCTGCAACGATCAAGTACTTCCATGGGAAGGCTACAGCAGAGTCGATCGAGCCAAAGCCTGCGGAACCCTCCTACGCTGAAGCATTCAGCCAAATCTGCCTACGTGAAGAGCACGGATTCAGATAAAGAGAACTGGTCACCTACCTCGGATGAAGTAATAGCAGAGCGTCGTGGGCGTCGTACCCAGCAAAGACAAGGTGAAGACGGCGGTCCTAGGGAGGACGACGAAGTGGCAGCCTTCATGCGAGGTAGGAAGCAGGGTGCTAGCGCAGCAGGCGAAGACGATCTTGACTGTGTTCAAGGTTTGCTCTCCCTGAGTCAAGGGAATTGGCGATAG